CTTCCGCACCTGCTTCAATAGCTTTTTCAAATATTTCATCCTCTGAGTATTTATCTTTTGGAACGTTTATTATGCCTTTATCTTCAAATAAGAAAGATACGCAACCGGAGGAGCCAAGATTGCCGCCGTATTTAGAAAAAATATGTCTTATTTCTGCTGTTGTTCTGTTTCTGTTGTCAGTTGTTGCCTCTACAACAATAGCAACACCACCGGGTCCATAGCCTTCATACTGAACTTCTTCGTAATTAACACCTTCAAGCTCACCCGTTCCTCTTTTTATTGCCCTTTCAACATTTTCCATAGGCATGTTTACTTCTTTAGCCTTTTCTATAGCCATTCTTAATCTTGGGTTGGCTTCCGGGTCTCCACCACCAAGTCTTGCTGCAATGGTAATCTCTCTAATAACTTTTGTGAACATTCTTCCTTTTATAGCATCAGCTTTAGCTTTCTTATTTTTAATGTTATGCCATCTACTATGTCCAGCCATTTAAAAAAGCCTCCTTTCCAATAAGATTTAAAACTATTATATTATAATACCTTGAATGATAAATCGGTAGACTTTATTAATTTTAAAGCA
This region of Sulfurihydrogenibium sp. genomic DNA includes:
- a CDS encoding YebC/PmpR family DNA-binding transcriptional regulator, whose translation is MAGHSRWHNIKNKKAKADAIKGRMFTKVIREITIAARLGGGDPEANPRLRMAIEKAKEVNMPMENVERAIKRGTGELEGVNYEEVQYEGYGPGGVAIVVEATTDNRNRTTAEIRHIFSKYGGNLGSSGCVSFLFEDKGIINVPKDKYSEDEIFEKAIEAGAEDVIMDDPEYYEIRTASSELYKVRENLEKMGVEIAKAELTKIPTTTVQITDEETATKLMKLLDALEDNDDVQKVYANFDIPESILEKLEG